Part of the Halobacillus ihumii genome is shown below.
TCACGCCACCAAACCGACATGTAATTGTTTTCATCTGAACAGACAGAGATAGCAGCCCAAATTGAAAGTAATTCCAGAACCAGTAAATCGACATGATAGATACATATTTTGATTGTAAATGCAACAATAGCAACTGTTACAAACCCTAAAACGATTAGAAACACAAAGCCATCACCGATGATGTCGCCAATACTTCCTTTTGATAAGTAATCCGTTACACCTTCTGCGGTGTACTTTCCCATTTCCCCAAACATCCAAGTTCCAAGGGGTGTTATTATGTCTCTAACAAGAAAAGTTAAAATGAAAGGGAGAATGGGTATCAATGCAGAAGCTAGCACAGCACGAAGGAGAATATCCGATAACCCAACTTGATGGGATGCACCTGCATTAGTTTGAATCGTATATTCAAGGATTTTCCATAGAAGAATCACGAGCATAACTCCTGCACCAAAGCTAATAAATAATAGATACGTTTCATTTAAGAACCCTGTCAATCCTTTGTGAGTAAAAACTATGTTTGCTAACCATTGTAGGGCTGATTCTAAGACATCCGAAATTAAGTTCTCAAAGAATTCCTTTATATTATCCGTTAAATTAAACACTCAACTCCCTCCCTCATATTTAACTAACCTTATTGATCTTCCATCCCCCATCCTTTAAAACCATTTCTATTTTCAATGCACTATCTCTTAAAGTAGATTCAGTAGCATCTATCCTTAACAATACTTGCTTTTGTTCCTCGTTTATTCGGTAATCAGTTATTTCATAAATGTTCCTAAAAGTAGTTTTTTTCTCCTTAATTTTTGTGTTAAGAAAAAAAGCAGATTCACTTTGATAAGATTTGTTATATTCTTTTCGGTTATCTATAGCTTGATAGACCTCCTTTTTGAAATCATCAGTGAAATAATCAATCATTTTTTTATCAACAGCATTTTTGATTTCTCCATTGTTGAGACTTGCAATGGATTCTCCATTCTCATAAAGTGAGAAAAAGTCCTTCAGTGCTTGCTTGCTCTCTTTTGCTGCTTTCTCAGGGTTAAACCCTCCCCCACCACAAGCAGCAAGTAACAATGTCATTACTAACAATGGCAATAAGTATTTTTTCAACGTCAACACTCCCTATCCGTTCGCCTCTTGATTAAAGAAGTTTTCGGCAGCATCCATCTGATTCTCTTGTTGTTCTTCCCTCTTTTGTTCCTGACTTTGATCGAAGGCTTGTATTTTTTCTTCAAACGCTGTCAGTACTTCTTCTGTCGGTTCATTCTCATAATCAACTTGACGAACTAAAAATTTATTGTCTTGATTTGATTGGGGGATAATACCCGGGAACAATTTATATTGAAATGCTTTATTAGCAATTACAGGCCTTTTGCCAGCGATAATCACAATTGATTCGTGATCGGGCATGGTAAGGATTTCATCCAAGTTTTTTAAATTCCTGCCTGTGTAATTAAAACTTTCAGATGCGGAGTTACTTTCACTTTTCCCCCTACTTTTTGATGTTGACCCTGTTTCCACCTTGACTGTCGCTTTACCCATTTGTTCCATGAAAAATTTACCACTTGTTTCATTCACGTTCCCCAAACAGATTTTCACCGCACAGTTACCAATAATGGATTCCGATTTTTCTTTACCGTAAATCGCCTGTAGCTGAGTAATATTTTGAACAATCGTTCCCACACCGATACCATAGCCACGGCATGTGGCTAAAAATCGTTCATAGTCATCAAATCGCCCAAGATTGGGAAACTCATCTAAGATAAAAAAAACAGATTGAGGGAGCTTTGCATTGTTCTCTGCACCGATACGATAAAGTTCATTGAACATCTGATTAAAAAATAGGTTAATCAACCCTTCCCATGTACTATCCATCACGGGAATAATTACATAGACAACTATTTTTCGCTTTCCTACATCCCCCACAAAAAAGTCAGAGAATGAAGTAAAAGCAGCAACCTCATCATCTACAAAATCGCCAATCGTAGTAAGTAAAGAGATAACGATGCTTGCACGGGTTTCTTCCTGTGACTTCATAAAACCGAGTTCATAAGCACGTCTGGCAGGGTTACGCCGATCAAGCATTAAAAACTGTTCATCGAGTTCACTTACACCCTTGCTTTTGTCTCTTTCGGGGTCAAATTCCTGCAAAAAGTCCAGTATCCCTGTCATATTCTGTTCTGATGGCTTCATTTCATTGATTGAGTAAAGAATCAATGCTTTGAGTAAACTTAATTGTGAGTTATACCAAATATCCTTTTTCTTCGGGTCGTTTTTAGCTGCAACAATGGTATTAGCAACCGTTGCTGCATGTATATCTTTCTTTACGTAATCAAAGGGATTGTAACGATCACTGCTAACCATATTACTGAAGTTGACGACACGAACATCATAGCCTTGTTTGCGCTTGATTTCAGATGTCTTCTCATATACCTCACCTTTCGGGTCGGTGACCACTATCGAACACTCTCGTTCATTCAGCACATTTGTCATCACATAACTTTGCGTTTTATAAGAACCTGGACCACCTACAACAAAGTGGTTACGATTCGGGGCACTACTGTCTGTTGGCTGTATCATGAGATTTTTTTGAAATTCCCCTAAGATGATGCCGTTCGTTTTCAATTTAGTCCCCTCCCTTGGTTTCTATTGATTCCATTAATTCATGAAAGACATCCTTTCTTGTTGCTCCTTTAAATTCGTTGCCTGTAAATATCTCCTTCGGTTTAGCAAAGCGAGCTGAACCATGATACCGTTCGTTCGGATCGACTTCCCACCCTTCTTTTTCCTTTCCTAATGTAACTGCAAGGTAAGCTGAATAAAATATACTTCCAATCAGCAGCATGTAAAAAAGAGGATTTGGATTCACATCCAAAGGATTCAATAAAATAGTGAAAGCTTTATCTTTAATCATGTTTAGATTGAGATTCCCCATGTTTTCAGCAATGAAAGGAAGCAGGTGTCCGATTTGCATGGTGATCTCAAAAAGGAATAAAAAGCAAAGAACGAAAACCAATATCTTTTGCTTTATCATTTTAAACTCCCCCTTAACTTTGGCTGACAGGTTGGATATACCCGTATGATTCAAGGGCTGTGATGATATAGCCATCATTTTTTGTTTTCACACCTGCTCGGAAAAGCTGATGCCGTTCACTCGGTGTGCTGCCCTCGATTTCGTAAGAACTCGTCATATAAACAAGGACATCCTTTGTGTTTTCTTTATCTGGTGGAGAAGAAGCAACATAAACCTTGATTCCTTTGACGTTATTCTGAAATTTAACCTTCGGAACTTCTCCCCCACCCATGCCATTTAAAGTTTGAATAACGTCTTTACTAACTTCTCCTTTTACGACTTCAAATCGTGTTAAATAATCTTCATTTCCATAATCGAAAAGCGTTTTAAATGTATCCTTAATGAACTTCTCTTTGTCTTGTGATAGGGATTCTTCAGAACCCTTTTCTGTCTTACCTTGTTTCTCCCCTTTTGTAATTTCTCTTTCCTCTTTTTCATTCGCTGATGCTTGATGATCGGTACTTAACGCACCGATATAGAGCAATAAGAAAATAACATTTGAGAGAATCAACGCTCCTATAATGAAGTATTGTTTCACCTTATCTCAACCCCATTAATATTGGTTTTAGTGTTATATTTAGTGTTAACTTATGTATTAGTTTTAATACTAAGTTAAGTACTAAACCTAACTTTATTATTAAACCTAATGTAGATATTATTGTTGAATTTAATTTTAACTTTAAAAATTTGCAATTCTACCAAACCCAACAAAATGTTTTGACCAGTAGCTGCTGTTTAAATTTGAAAACTCGATACCTGAACCGTTTGCATTGAACATTTTCCCATTACCGACATAAATACCAACATGCGTAATATGTTTTTGCGTTTCATAGGTTCCCGTAAAGAAAACCAAGTCCCCTACTTGCGCTTGCCCGGGTGGAATCTTCATGCTAGCAACGTATTGGGTTTGTGCTGTACGAGGAATATTGATGCCTGCCTGCCCAAACGCCCACATCATTAGACCAGAACAATCAAAGCCGACCGATGGGCTTGCCCCTGCCCACACGTAAGGGTCTCCTTCGAACCTAACCATGTTGTCAAGAATATTTTGCAGAGTAGCATTATCAGCCATTTTTATGTTGGTGTTGCCTTGATTGTTGCCGCCTGTTAAATTCTCCATGACATGGACTAAATATTGTGGGTCGCCGTAATCATCCCAACCCAAGCGTTTTGCTTGTTGTTGGGCGAATGTTTTGGCTAACTCCGGTGTATGCTTTCCTCCATGTTCAGCGATGAAGTCGATATAGCCAACACCGAAATTATAGCTTTGCACAATTGTTTTGAAATCGACTCCTGCTTCTTCACCTCTTTGAAGTAAATCAGCAAAATATTGTACTCCCACTTGAACACTTCTTATTGGATCTTGTATTGTATTGGGTGGTAATCCCAAGCTCTCTGATGCTTGCATAATATCCAATGTGTCAGAAGCTCCAAGTTCTTGAGCCATCAAAGCTAATAAAAACTCTGTATATTCGGCTACTCCATACTTTTCTGTATACGTTTCTAAGAGAGGTCTCCATTTGGCAATATAATCCGGAACTTGTGCCTTTCCGTGAATCGTTCCAACGTTTCCATAATTGGGTTGCTGTTCACTCTTTAAACCCAATGCGGCTGAAGCTAGAAGCAGGATTAAAATCAAAAATGCATACACGGCTTTTTTCCAGTGCTTTTTAGCGATCATTGCTCCTTTGACTGTAGCAACAGCAGACATGTTCACTTCCTCCCTGCTCTATTTCTTCAATTCTTCTAATCTCTTTTCAGCTTTCTTCAGTTCTTCGTTCAATTTTTCCTTTTCCTTTTCATCGTCCGTATCCTCTATTTGCTTTTTCAGATCATCAATTTGCTTCTCAATTCCTTCGATTTTTTTAAGCCGTTCGTTTTCTTGTCTCTTTTCTTCAATTAACTTCGTTAATTCCTTATCATCAAATTGATTGGCCAAATATTCCGCAGAGTGTAAATCGCCGTTTTCTATGAATGCTTTTCCCATTCGATGGGCTAGTGTTGCATCCTCAATAAAACTCTTACGGCTATCTAACACTGATTTGTTATAAGCCACAACAGCTTTTGCATCAGACAAACGTTGATTTTCCTCTAGTTTTAAATCAAGTATTTTTTCCTTTTTCTCTTGTTCATACATAGTTGATACAACGTTTTCTACGGTTTTATTTGTCGGGTTCGTATCCAGGGCAAGTTGGTATTGTTCTTTTTTGATGAGAAAAGCAGCAATCTCTTTTTCGCTTTTGCCTGCCCTTTTCATAATGTCTACCACTTGCTTATAGTCCTGATCGTGAACAGCTTGGATTTTTTCAATTTGTAATTCCTTCTGTTCTAATTTTTCACTATACTCTTGAGCAATGGCTTTACTTTGGGCGTTGGTTAACGTGTAAGCCCCTGTCACCCCTAACAACAAAGCGACAAGCGAACAAACGACAACCGCATAGAAACGATTCTTTAATCTTTTCTCAATAGATGCAATGTCTTGGAAGTATTGATATTGGGTGTATTCGTAGCTTTGTTGTAGGTCGGCTTTTAGTTCGGAAAGGTTTTCAGATTCCTCAATGGTTTTAAGTAACTTAATGACTTGCTCTTGTTCCCTCTTTTTAAAAACTAACTTTTTCTGCTTATAGGCTTTCATCCCGTGTCGCAAAAAGGCTTCATAAGACTGACAGGAGATAAGCGCATACGCTAGGGCTTTATATTGGTCGATAGCTTCGTGTTCTCCAAGTGCGCCTTTATTTATAACATCCACATAGGTAAAGCGAACACTGGTCATCGGGCGAAAGAAAACGGTACTTGGATGCAGCGAATAGGTATATTTACGGCTTAAAGGGTCAATTTCTAAAACTGATTTAATCGCTGCTATTCGAACAGGTAAGGTTTCCTTTTTTAATTGTTCAAGAGATATAAACTGGTCGGGAATATCGTACGTCAACTGCACCCTGCCCTTTTCCATCGTTGCCTGTTGAAGATGAAGTGTATCCGGCTCTTGATTATGAGCGTGTTGTAGACTATCTAAATTGATTTCCTCAGCTTCTCCGTTTTCGATTAGTTGTACAACCGCCTGATCTTTGGCAATTTTAATATTTCCTTCACCAAAATTCGCAATTTTCAAGGCTTCACCCTCCCTTTCGTTTATGACATAACATGTTCTTTGGATTCTTCGATTTCTGCGTTTGAAATTCTGATATTCTCCGTATAGTCA
Proteins encoded:
- a CDS encoding bifunctional lytic transglycosylase/C40 family peptidase; translation: MSAVATVKGAMIAKKHWKKAVYAFLILILLLASAALGLKSEQQPNYGNVGTIHGKAQVPDYIAKWRPLLETYTEKYGVAEYTEFLLALMAQELGASDTLDIMQASESLGLPPNTIQDPIRSVQVGVQYFADLLQRGEEAGVDFKTIVQSYNFGVGYIDFIAEHGGKHTPELAKTFAQQQAKRLGWDDYGDPQYLVHVMENLTGGNNQGNTNIKMADNATLQNILDNMVRFEGDPYVWAGASPSVGFDCSGLMMWAFGQAGINIPRTAQTQYVASMKIPPGQAQVGDLVFFTGTYETQKHITHVGIYVGNGKMFNANGSGIEFSNLNSSYWSKHFVGFGRIANF
- a CDS encoding conjugal transfer protein TrbL family protein, producing the protein MFNLTDNIKEFFENLISDVLESALQWLANIVFTHKGLTGFLNETYLLFISFGAGVMLVILLWKILEYTIQTNAGASHQVGLSDILLRAVLASALIPILPFILTFLVRDIITPLGTWMFGEMGKYTAEGVTDYLSKGSIGDIIGDGFVFLIVLGFVTVAIVAFTIKICIYHVDLLVLELLSIWAAISVCSDENNYMSVWWREVLSQLTTIIVQMALMVAITEILTSDSFTWWKFMLLIGMCVLIIRGPSVLRHMWYGTGSSRTMINGGKMATRFAMVRGRTR
- a CDS encoding VirD4-like conjugal transfer protein, CD1115 family; the encoded protein is MKTNGIILGEFQKNLMIQPTDSSAPNRNHFVVGGPGSYKTQSYVMTNVLNERECSIVVTDPKGEVYEKTSEIKRKQGYDVRVVNFSNMVSSDRYNPFDYVKKDIHAATVANTIVAAKNDPKKKDIWYNSQLSLLKALILYSINEMKPSEQNMTGILDFLQEFDPERDKSKGVSELDEQFLMLDRRNPARRAYELGFMKSQEETRASIVISLLTTIGDFVDDEVAAFTSFSDFFVGDVGKRKIVVYVIIPVMDSTWEGLINLFFNQMFNELYRIGAENNAKLPQSVFFILDEFPNLGRFDDYERFLATCRGYGIGVGTIVQNITQLQAIYGKEKSESIIGNCAVKICLGNVNETSGKFFMEQMGKATVKVETGSTSKSRGKSESNSASESFNYTGRNLKNLDEILTMPDHESIVIIAGKRPVIANKAFQYKLFPGIIPQSNQDNKFLVRQVDYENEPTEEVLTAFEEKIQAFDQSQEQKREEQQENQMDAAENFFNQEANG